From one Tepidimicrobium xylanilyticum genomic stretch:
- a CDS encoding NAD(P)-dependent oxidoreductase, giving the protein MLEDTGNNILEVIPEYMMISLISSKIKALVVGGGTAGFIKAKSFANRGCKVVVVSKEFCSQFEQLSGLKNLELIKESYDTRFIQDKHLIVIATNDQCLNQRIKEECDKNHKIYLNCDDFKQGLFVTPVQKRTDYIHIALHTILGSPKTSKFLLNRMKEEINQYDEFVSFLCAFRNTIGDEPDKNEIMDFMNTKDFYEFYQAGKHLLILKMFYPEIALITTKKEMGY; this is encoded by the coding sequence ATCCAAAATAAAAGCATTGGTGGTAGGCGGAGGGACAGCAGGTTTTATAAAGGCAAAATCCTTTGCTAACAGGGGCTGTAAGGTGGTCGTGGTATCAAAAGAGTTTTGTAGTCAATTTGAACAATTAAGCGGCCTCAAGAATTTAGAGCTGATTAAAGAGTCTTATGATACCAGATTTATTCAAGATAAACATTTGATTGTAATTGCTACCAATGATCAATGCTTGAATCAAAGGATTAAAGAGGAATGTGACAAAAATCATAAGATTTATTTGAACTGTGATGATTTTAAGCAAGGATTATTTGTCACTCCGGTACAGAAAAGAACAGATTATATACATATTGCCTTACATACGATTCTTGGTAGTCCAAAAACCTCTAAATTTTTGTTAAATCGGATGAAAGAAGAAATAAATCAATATGATGAATTTGTATCTTTTCTTTGTGCGTTTAGAAATACAATCGGAGATGAACCGGATAAAAATGAAATCATGGATTTTATGAATACAAAAGATTTCTATGAGTTTTATCAGGCAGGCAAACATCTTTTAATTTTGAAGATGTTTTATCCTGAAATAGCATTAATTACAACCAAAAAGGAGATGGGATATTAG
- a CDS encoding transposase has protein sequence MATLPKEVLRNMIVDGDLKTVNDLHTYLKEMFKDALQEMLEAELEVELGYVKGDKKNKNTDNRRNGTTKKTV, from the coding sequence ATGGCAACTTTACCAAAGGAAGTTTTAAGAAATATGATAGTAGATGGAGATTTAAAAACAGTAAATGATCTCCACACATATCTTAAAGAAATGTTTAAAGATGCACTACAAGAGATGTTAGAGGCAGAATTAGAGGTAGAATTAGGATATGTAAAAGGAGATAAAAAGAACAAAAATACAGATAATCGTAGAAATGGTACTACGAAAAAGACTGTAA
- the cobA gene encoding uroporphyrinogen-III C-methyltransferase, whose product MGKVYLIGAGPGDEELLTLKAARILSTCTAVMYDRLVNSSILRHLNNNCEIYYCGKEPGCHYKTQEEINEMLVSLAKKGHIVGRIKGGDPFVFGRGGEEILHLRKENIEFEVIPGITSALSVLNYAGIPVTHRKIAQSFHVFTGKSAEELNIDWNSIATLKGTLIFLMGLGNLQHISFKLIESGMEPNCPCAVIMRGTTAKQRKVVGTLQNIVEKVKESGLQSPCIIVVGNVVNFQKQFAWYEKKPLFGKNICVTRSKGQARQLREKLLDMGAEVTEINSIQIKNRDEKLNSYLQHLEQYNYVVFTSVNGVNIFFNKLLTEGIDIRKIKASFAAIGAATAEAIRSKGVIPEIIAEQFVAEALFDKLTKYVKPGDRILIPRSKNARPYLREALTEFGCQVDEVHIYEVILGELKDERGFDEVDIVLFTSPSTVENTIAMVGIEKVKSKECIAIGPITQKALIEKNIPCKVCDQYSVEGIIKKLLEIRGE is encoded by the coding sequence ATGGGGAAAGTATATTTAATTGGTGCAGGACCTGGAGATGAAGAATTGCTAACACTAAAAGCGGCACGAATTTTATCAACATGTACTGCTGTGATGTATGACAGATTAGTAAACAGCAGTATACTGCGGCATTTAAATAATAATTGTGAAATCTATTACTGCGGCAAGGAGCCGGGATGCCATTATAAAACTCAGGAAGAAATCAATGAAATGCTGGTGTCCCTTGCAAAGAAAGGTCATATTGTGGGAAGAATCAAGGGAGGAGACCCTTTTGTATTCGGTAGAGGTGGGGAGGAGATACTCCATTTGAGGAAAGAGAATATTGAGTTTGAAGTGATTCCTGGAATTACTTCAGCCCTTTCAGTGTTAAACTATGCTGGGATACCAGTTACTCATCGCAAGATTGCACAGAGCTTTCATGTATTTACTGGGAAAAGTGCAGAAGAATTGAATATTGACTGGAATTCCATTGCAACATTGAAGGGGACCTTAATTTTTCTGATGGGACTTGGGAACTTACAGCATATTTCTTTTAAATTAATAGAAAGCGGTATGGAGCCAAATTGCCCATGTGCAGTGATTATGCGTGGGACTACGGCAAAACAAAGAAAAGTTGTCGGAACCCTCCAGAATATTGTAGAAAAGGTTAAGGAGTCAGGTTTACAATCACCCTGCATTATAGTTGTAGGGAATGTGGTGAATTTTCAGAAGCAATTTGCTTGGTATGAAAAAAAGCCATTGTTTGGTAAGAATATATGTGTTACTCGTTCGAAAGGGCAAGCCAGACAGCTCCGTGAAAAATTGCTGGACATGGGGGCTGAAGTAACTGAAATAAATAGTATACAGATAAAAAATAGGGATGAAAAATTGAATTCATACCTTCAGCATCTAGAACAATATAACTATGTAGTATTTACCAGTGTAAATGGAGTCAACATATTTTTTAACAAGCTATTGACGGAAGGGATTGATATCAGGAAAATTAAAGCGTCGTTTGCAGCCATAGGTGCTGCGACAGCAGAAGCCATAAGAAGTAAAGGAGTCATTCCAGAGATAATTGCAGAGCAGTTTGTAGCAGAAGCTTTATTTGATAAGCTTACTAAGTACGTGAAGCCGGGGGACCGTATTTTAATTCCCCGTTCCAAAAATGCAAGACCTTATCTTCGTGAAGCTTTAACGGAATTTGGATGCCAGGTGGATGAAGTTCATATCTATGAAGTCATTCTAGGGGAACTAAAGGATGAGAGGGGTTTTGATGAGGTAGACATAGTACTGTTTACCAGCCCATCTACCGTAGAAAATACTATTGCCATGGTTGGAATTGAAAAGGTAAAAAGCAAAGAGTGTATAGCAATAGGACCTATTACTCAAAAAGCATTAATAGAAAAAAATATTCCATGTAAAGTTTGTGATCAATATTCTGTGGAAGGAATTATTAAAAAATTGTTGGAGATAAGGGGGGAATAG